Genomic window (Cellulosilyticum lentocellum DSM 5427):
TTTTATATTATTCATTAAACTTTTGGCATTACTACTTGTTTTTTGTTTACCATCAATAATGATTTTCCATTCCTTTTTAACAATCTTTAGTCCACTAGGACTATAGCTCGATTCAATTACCTCTATAGGTTCACCCTCTTGATAAGTTGTTTTGCCTAAAGCAAATTGAGCGACTGGTTTTTGAATTTCCCCGTAAAGTAATAAGGGAAATAACATACTTATTATAAGTACTATGGTTATTGTTTTAATCTTATTCATAGAATCCTCGTTATCGTATCATTCATAATAGATTTTTATATTTTATGAGATGTCCTCTTTTATTATACACTATATCGGCTAGCTTGTTATATAAATCAACCTAAATCTTCCTTTTTTCTACCTTTACTAAAAATAAAATGAGAATTATATTTGATAGGTTGCATTTAAGAATCATTTAAGGTTACTATGTTATCATAAATAAAATGAAATCATCTATTCTAATATGGATACAGACGAAAGGAGCTTACAGATTATGAATCTATTAGTTATAGAAGATGAGGTCCGCTTAGCAGAAGCCTTAGTTCAGATTTTACAAAAAAACAAATATGCAGCCTTAGCAGCTTATGATGGTATTACTGGCCTTGATCATGCTTTAACAGGTATCTATGATGTCATTATACTAGATATTATGCTCCCTAAATTAAATGGTTTAGAAGTCCTTAAACAACTTAGAGAACAAAAGATTCAAACACCTGTTATTTTACTTACTGCCAAAGATGAAGTATCTGATAGGGTTAAGGGCCTTGACCATGGTGCTGATGATTATCTCACCAAACCCTTTGCTACTGATGAACTTTTAGCACGTATAAGAGCACTCGGTAGAAGACGTGGTGAACTTATTTGTGACGATACGCTTCATTTTGAAGATATTTCATTAAACCTTTCTACTTATGAACTCAGCTGTGGAAGTAAAACCGTTCGTTTAGGACTCAAAGAATTTCGCATCTTAGAGTTTCTTATTCGCCATGGCCAACATATTGTAAGCAAAGAAGAACTACTTGAAAAAATATGGGGCTTTGATTCAGAAGCTGAATATAATCATGTAGAGGTTTATATTTCTTTTCTTCGCAAAAAACTTTCTCATATTCATTCAAAGGTAGGTATTCAAACAGTTCGTGGTGTCGGCTATCGTTTAGGAGGTGAATAAATGCTTAAGAAACTAAAAGCTCGCTTTTTACTCATTACGATGTCGCTTATTGCAGTGGTATTGCTTGTTATTTTTAGCGGCATTTATTTTTTCATGGCACAAAGTGAAAAAAATTCTTCTCTTAATAACATGCGCAATCTAGCAAAAGCTGATCAATTTTCTTTTCGTCATGAACCTCCTATGTTTCAAGATCCTAATTATCGGCCTAAACCTGAAATGCCTCGTTTAGGAGATGATAGCTTTCTTGTACGCATTTCAAGTAGCGATGAAGTCATTCAAATCGTGCCGCCTTTTGAATCTCAAGAGCAACTAGCACAAATTCCTACTTTCGTGGAACTAGCAGAAGCACAAGATACTATGGAAGGTATTATTCTTGTTAACTCAACAGAAGTACGATTTTTAAAACAAATGACAGATACCGGTAAGGTTATTGTTTTCTCTGATCGCAGCCAGGAATTAAACACCTTAAATCGTCTCCTCATGATCTGTTTACTTATTGGCTTTTTAAGCTTTACCCTTCTTTTTGTCATTACGCTTTACTTAGCACAATGGGCCATTAAGCCTGTTGCTAAAGCTTGGGAAAAGCAAAAGCAGTTTGTGGCAGATGCTTCTCATGAGCTCAAAACACCCCTTACTGTCATTGCTACTAATACAGATGTTGTTCTCAGTAATCCTTTTGACTACGTAGAAAATCAAAGTAAATGGCTCCACTACATTAAAACTGAAACAGAACGTATGACTAAACTTGTTAATGACCTACTTTATTTAGCTAAAGTGGATGATGATGAAGCGCTTCTCCATCAATCTGAATTTAATATCAGTGAAGCTTTTACTAATGTTTGCTTACCTTTTGAGTCTATTATCTTTGAATCTAATAAGCATTTTCATATGGATATCACACCTGACCTTCTTGTTTATGGAGATGAAAATCGTTTAAAACAACTAGCCATTATTTTACTGGATAATGCCATTAAGAATGCCAATGAAGCTGGTGATATTTACTTTTCTCTGAGGCGTGATG
Coding sequences:
- a CDS encoding response regulator transcription factor, which encodes MNLLVIEDEVRLAEALVQILQKNKYAALAAYDGITGLDHALTGIYDVIILDIMLPKLNGLEVLKQLREQKIQTPVILLTAKDEVSDRVKGLDHGADDYLTKPFATDELLARIRALGRRRGELICDDTLHFEDISLNLSTYELSCGSKTVRLGLKEFRILEFLIRHGQHIVSKEELLEKIWGFDSEAEYNHVEVYISFLRKKLSHIHSKVGIQTVRGVGYRLGGE
- a CDS encoding sensor histidine kinase; this encodes MLKKLKARFLLITMSLIAVVLLVIFSGIYFFMAQSEKNSSLNNMRNLAKADQFSFRHEPPMFQDPNYRPKPEMPRLGDDSFLVRISSSDEVIQIVPPFESQEQLAQIPTFVELAEAQDTMEGIILVNSTEVRFLKQMTDTGKVIVFSDRSQELNTLNRLLMICLLIGFLSFTLLFVITLYLAQWAIKPVAKAWEKQKQFVADASHELKTPLTVIATNTDVVLSNPFDYVENQSKWLHYIKTETERMTKLVNDLLYLAKVDDDEALLHQSEFNISEAFTNVCLPFESIIFESNKHFHMDITPDLLVYGDENRLKQLAIILLDNAIKNANEAGDIYFSLRRDASKNKLVFSVTNTGPGIPVEHHNKIFERFYRVDPSRARETGGYGLGLSIAKSIVTQHAGSIEVQSTLEGPTTFLVILPMK